The genomic stretch CACTGTGACGGAACGACCTCTGAGAGGTAGGCGAAGCGAAGCTCGGCCGAGACAGCGTTCAACAGCTTCTCTGCCAGACTCCCGTCGGACGTTCCTCGTGCAAGCAGTGATGCACCCACAAGTGCAGCGAGAATTGCAGTTGCCTTACTGGCGCGCCGGGCGATGTTGCTTTCGCCCATGGACGAGAAATGGTTGTAGAAACCGCCAACTGTGATGCCGACTTCCTCCATTATTTCGGAGATGCTGACGCCTTGGATTCCCCGTTCGCGAAACCGTTTGGCGGCTACTTCGAGGATACGCTCGTGGGTCCGTAACTTATCTGACTGAGAATGTCCCATGATAGCGATGTCGTCCCGTAGGCATAAATCTGAATGATGATTGTACGCCAGATTTTTGTTGAACTGTCATCGGCAGGAAACAACACCGTGTTATCGGAAATTGAATGGAGTACTATAAGAATTCGTGTGAAATGAAAATTGCATGGCTGTTCATGACGGTCGCGAATGGAGACGGTTTTGCGATGAAGTCAGAAAATGTAACCGTCACGATTGTGATTGGCGGTGTCGCCTTTTCTCGCACCGTAGAGAAGCCCGATCCCGAACTGCCCGGCGAGATTCTTTCTTCCGTATGCGAATTTTCCGTCAGCAATGCATGAGCGTGAGACGCTGTCCAGCGCACGACAACCCGAACTCAGCGCGATCTCATTGGCGCAAGAACGGGGCGTAGGGTGGGGCACGGTGCACGCGATGTGCGCGGATGCGGAAACTTATACAATGGGTTCAGGCTTGCCAGAGGGAACTGGCGAACCCGTCCAGGATAGTAAGAAGCGGTTTCTATTTCTTTCGGAGGGGAGATGGCTTGTTCGGTATTGCTCGGCGCAGGGTTCACGCGTAATTGGGGTGGCTGGCTTGGGTCGGAGGTTTTCGAATATTTGC from Paraburkholderia phytofirmans OLGA172 encodes the following:
- a CDS encoding TetR/AcrR family transcriptional regulator, yielding MGHSQSDKLRTHERILEVAAKRFRERGIQGVSISEIMEEVGITVGGFYNHFSSMGESNIARRASKATAILAALVGASLLARGTSDGSLAEKLLNAVSAELRFAYLSEVVPSQ